Within the Pseudorasbora parva isolate DD20220531a chromosome 15, ASM2467924v1, whole genome shotgun sequence genome, the region AAATAGAAATGTGTACatgctattaaaaaaataaatactttttgtagTAAGTTAAGTATACTAATTCaatgtagtagtagtagtaaacTTGTAAGCGTACTGTTTTAGTAAGTTACTACTTGAGTCTAAATTGGCCCACTTTTTAGTATGAAcgtaacttatatttttaagtatttttaaatttaacACTAGTAAACATTGAGTAGTAGTTTACAACTACGTTTTTCGTTTGTACTGCAACTAAGTTATAGGCATACTGTttactaatttaaatacttggaacaatttttttatagctagttatttatatattatttttttgcactTTAAGTATACTATTGTCTATGTTCTTATTTAGGCTATTTTTATCTTTATCAAATATACCTGTCCTTTAAATGTACTTAAAGTAGATTTTAAGTAAAATCCTATGTCAGTGAACTACACAACAATTACATACTCAGAACAGAAAACATATAAGTCAAGtcaatattttaaaagaaatctaTTGTATCGGATACCAGTTTACGTAAAATAATGTAACAAACGCAGTCTAAAGAGTAAACACAACTACAAGCCAAGTAGACTTATAAAacttaattataattttaagtaGGCTATTTAAACTTAAGAATTTAAGATTTTTCTATCAGTAAAAGTCAAGTATACTTGACTTAATATCTCtgaaaaagtatatttttaaaaagtatatatttataagtacataaaaagtagactgaaagtatacgttcttatttttttgtatactgacagcagtatatatatatataaattgttttgTAAGGATAActgcatatatatttatatatatacgtaAGCTCACAAATATCCTatttgtgttggtttttgttgctGCTTAGTGTTTTGGGAGaaaatttattcaaaattaatgttttaattgtactttgataaaaaaaattatgctttCAATTAATGCTTTTGATTATGTAATGCTTTCAAAACACAAAGAAAATATGCAAATTAtaccatatattttttaatattttaaggtTCATAATGTCATGCACCTTGGCCAAGGGAAGGCTTGAAGTTTTGCAGATCTACCGGCTGCTGCAGTGTGTCCAGGATGGAGAAAAGTCATACATAGAGAAATTAATCAGCATGGGTGTTAATGACCTCATCAATCTCACCGAGCCAGACGAGGGAAACGGCGTCCTGCACCTGGCATCGGTGGCCAACAATCCCGACATGCTGGAGTTCCTCTTAGCTCAGGGTGCCCATCCAGACGTGCAGGACAGGAGGGGGCGGACACCGCTGATGCTGGCCGCAGAGCTCGGATATGACGGTATCGTGTCTCTACTGGCCAAGAGGAACGCGGACATGAAACTTGTAGACAAAGAAGGGAAGGGTAcgttttcaattattttattttataataaaatctTATCCATTACAAAAAATGATGTGTAGAACTGTTAAAAGCTTTTGTCAGTGGCAGGGTAAATAATTGGCGAAAATCAATAAACTGTGAATAcacaatcattttatttataaatatacaatAGCTCACTTTCTCTCAAGGGTTAGATGCTTACTGTAGGCTTACCGTTTTTGACACCTCACAAGAAATAATTCTTCATAAAACAATTTGACAGGAACCACATAGTCGACAGAGATCATAAATAGATTTAcataaatagatttttaaatgGAGATTTACTGTATGCAGTCTATCTAATTACAGATCAGGGCACGGACAGTTAGCATGTAAACCTATCTAAGTAATCCGTACTCTGGCTTCTCTCCCAGGCTTGCTCTTCTACTGCATTCAACCCACCAAAAGGCACATGCGCTGCCTCCAGGTGGCACTCAAAGGCAATGCAGATGTCAACAATGTTTCAGAAACTGGGATGCCGGTTTTCTTGTTGGCCTGCGAGCAAGCTCAGGACTGTGAGGGAATGTGTCTCAGTATCCTAGAGAGAGGAGCGGACCCCAATGCCACAAATCAAGTATGCTAATGTTGTGTAATTGATAATGGTATATTTGAGTCCTCTTTCCCAAAActggattaaaaaaaactgaccTTCTGAAATTAAAGGCATGTTATTTCATATACCAAACCTCTTGTTCATAAGCAAGCATTACATTGACTACACTGAATAACATGTACTAGCTCTGTTGCGGGTGTTGGTAGATTGAttttgtgtgcatgatattccAGAAAACCGGACGGACAGCTCTGATGGAGGCCACCAAAGCAGGAGCGATAGATCTAGTGAGAGCCATCCTCAAAAGAGGAGGAAATGTCAATGCTGTGGATAAGAAGCGATTCCACTCAGCTCACTTTGCGGCTGAAAAAGGCTTTTTTGAAGTGAGTGTCACTTATATTGTTGTATTCTTCTATTACATAAAAAGTCATCAAATGTGCTGCTTTTGAATAAAACGGACATTAGCCTATGTATTTCTCCCAGTGATTATGATCACTGTTTTTAACTCTAgatatgttatttccagatcaTTAAGGTGCTGTCTGCATATGCAGCAGATTTTGGAGCGGTAACAACAGAGGGGGATACGCCGCTGCACTTTGCTGCCTCAGGTGGCTACACAGATTGCTGCAGGTTTCTAGCTCAAAGAGGTAAATCAATTCAGACAGGCATACGAAATCATTAAACCAGAGGAGAAGGTGCTGCTTGTTACTCATTTTTTAGGCAGATTGgtgtaaaaaaaacttaattatcatatttgtaaatttaaaaatcatatttgtAAATTCTAAAATGTCTGAAGAATATCAGTCAAATCAATAGCTTGTACAACAACTATagcttaaaacaaacaaaaaaagcttaTATATCATTGCACTTTGTGGTTATTCTCCACATCATCTTTATTTATTCCTTTTATTTTATAGGGAAAGTTTATTTTCCTTTCATTCAACATTCTCATTGTAGAGAGAATTTGACTGGACAGAAATCTGTGTAGTGCAGGATGAGTcatcaatatttttttcctgtttcCAGATAGATAGacgtgattttaaaaaaaacccaCAACCATACAAATCACAATATGAATTAGCCATATTAACAAGAATCAAGGCTgtgatttaaatgaataaatatgcaGATTATGTTTCTGAGTGAAGCAGGGCACTGTGTGGTTTTTTGCCAGGAGCAACTCATGATCCAGTGTTTTTTTAGTATTTCAGACTGGCACAGTTCGCATTAAATGTTGCTTCAAAACTTTAAGGTCCCCCTGCTGTATTCTTCTTAATTAAAAGCTTGATGCTTATTAGTAAGTAAATATGGTTTTCACATTAGTACTATAATTTTACAATTGTACTATAAAATGAATGTGCTAGTACAATAGTAAATAGTACAATAGTATTGAAATAGCAATATttctaatattttaatttagtaacaataataaaatgtgCAGCCCTACTAAaacaaaaagcattttaaatcgtaattgtgatttttatcagaaaaatgtacaaaaacttTCCCCAAATCATGTAAGCCATACCATAAAAGCAATCATGCTtttcatggaacatgatttATTATATGATATTTCACACCTTTATGACTCATATTCCTACTTCAGGATGCAATCCCAAATTGAAGAACCAAGAAGGCCTGCTTCCTCGTCAGATTGCTAAGGACTGTGGCCACAAAGCTACTGTAAAAGAGCTTAAGAAGGCTGAACGACTCCATGGAAAGTTTTCAAAAGGGATGGGCGGCACAAATGAACCATGGGCTTTGACGCTTCACGACTGGTCTCATGAAAACGAGAATGCGCTAAGAAGTGCTTTTGAGTCTGCTTCACACGGCATCACTGGAATAGAGGTGGTGTCCAGGGCGACGTTTGTGTCTGTTCTTCAGGAACTTCATGCTCCTCTAGATGATAACCAAATTCATACTCTTCTGCTTGCTCTTGATAGGAGAAGAGAGGGCTTTATACATATAAATGACTTTCTAAGAGGTCTCAAATATCTTCCAAAGATATACGTTATGGCATCTTATGGGCCTAAGAAGAAGAAGGCAACCAAGGCAGGAAAGACCAAAAAGAGTAAGTACATTCCACCGATGCCAATCTGCACTGTTCCACCCGATCTCATTCATCGGCGTGATGATGGTGGGCCACCGCATTTTATGATTGAAAGCTACCAGCATGCTACAGATACCTACAGATATGACCGGGACCATCGACCAGGACATCCTATTGAAGATGATACAACATGGTATATCGAAGAGCCCGAAAAGATATATATAAACATGAACTACTGTGCTAAAACAGGAGATATTGAGTCTCTTAGGTTAGCACTCAACCAAAAGGTTCCAGTAGATGTGAAAGATCGCTTCTACAAGACACCACTCATGGCAGCATGTGCAAGTGGGAACTTTGAAGTCGCAAAGTTCCTTCTTGATAATGGGTAAGTCTTATGAACTTCTAAGTGTTGACTTTAAAAggatagtccacccaaaaacaaaaatagCCAAGTTACTCACCCTCgtatcattccaaacctgttcGCATTTCTTTTTCTGCAGAGCATAAAAAAAGATAGTTGGTagaatgttggtaatcaaaGAGTTTTGTTTGTCATTTCTTttccattgtatggacaaaacaTTCAATGGGAACAGAAACTGTTGGTTAACAACATTCTTCAAACAGAAGATAGAAAGTCATATAGGATTGGAATGACACAAGTGGGAGTAAATGACAGAAGTTTTATTTTTGgttggactatccctttaaggaatacgtttattatatttattatatccACATGGTAATCTCATCACAGGGCTGATGTGAATGCATGTGATCAGTTCAACTGGACTCCTCTGCACCATGCCTGTCATGCAGGACAGCTGGACACCATACAGTTACTTCTGGAGGCAGGAGCTTCTGTGGACGCGCCTACCCTCAATGGAGCCACTCCCCTAATGAGAGCAATTGAGAGCTGTAGGCCGTCCTGTGTGGAATACCTCATCAAAGCTGGGGCAAAGATCAATGCTGTAAATAAGACAGGTACAGTCCACTTTCTAGCAaagaacagttattttacaatttcAACATCTGATGGAACCATGGGTGTAAATGTCATCTAACAGTTGGGGGGACAATAAACATATAATCCATTGGACTTTTGTGTGTGTAGGTGAGGTGCATGGTGGACCAAACTCTTGAGGGACAAGAGGCAGGAATCAAAATGTTTCtaaatttaaaatgcattttttgcccCGTTTGTATTGTTTTACTACACATACACTGCTTTCACCTACGGATGGAACATAAATCTATTGAGGCAAATTTGTAATCATTCTCAACCTGTGCAGACTTTTCTACATCATTCCCACAATGCCACCTCATCTTTGCTGGAGCGCTCTTATGAACACCCTGATTTACAGTGCAATAAATCTGTGAGACTGACCACTGCTGTCATTTGAGTCAGGacattttaatcttttaattGCAGAGCAAAATTGCTTGGATGTTGCCCATGCTTATGCAGACTTCAGAGTGGTGGACTTGATCCAGGCTAAGATTAAAACGCTACCTAGACCTAAGGACAACAAGAAGCCCCAGCCTGTCAGAGTCCACCGTAAAACAACGCCAGCCTCAACCCCTGGCTCTACAAAAGAAAAGGTAGAGCAAGTGTACTGTATGTGATTTACTGCACATGCATACCTTTTTTTCTAAGTCACCATGAATCAAAATAGACAATTCTTAAATTACTCAAACATGTGCTATGATATCAAGGGAAAATATGTTTCAAtatctttaaaatatactttgaAGACactattttagttattttttgtttgtttttacaatgAGCCTGGGCTTTATACTGACACCAATAATGTTAAATATTAAaagtttagttcacccaaaaatgaaaatgacccaatgatttactcactctcaagccatcctaggtatgTATGACatgacgaatacaatcagagttatataaaaaatgtcctggcaaATTCAAGGtttataatagcagtgaatggcagcccaaaatataaagcaaaaaaaaagttcatttaTTGATCTAATGCAGTTCTTTGTTCAGGAAAGAAAGAGGCTGAAACCGGGGAACGTTCAAAAgacttaataataaataaataattaaacaaactGAAAGTAAAAATGGCAGCCTCCTTATGGACGACTaccgcacacacataacaaaatctaaacaaaacacaacataaaatccaggcctggtcctctcgtTCTCACTGTCGTCGCTCCTCCCTTTATGCTTCCAAGCTTCTCCGAGAGAGCAACACTTGCCCATACTGCTTGTCACAAtcaattataaaagtaatccacacagctTCGGGGAGTTAATAAAGGGCTTCTGGACTAGTAAacaaaatatccatatttaacacattataaagtaaaatatatagctTCTGTAACTTCGCAACGGAAAAAGTGTAAATGCGCAACACATGACGTCAGACATAGAGTAAGTGTTTTGAATTACACTGGCTGTCTGGCGAAAGCTAGAtattttcctttataaagttttaaatatggatatttttcttacacagacCCATCAGTTTGcgtcagaaggcctttattaatcccTCTGAGCTGTAGGAATTTACTTTTAGAATGGATGGACACTTTTTTGGACTTTACATTTTtggctgccattataatgcttgaattagccaggacattttttttatataactctgactgtatttgtctgaaagaagaatgtcatacacacctaggatggctgagggtgagtaaatcatggggtaatttttatttttgggtgaactatccctttaatattcaatattaatACACTTAATGttcaacaatattattgatttgACAGCGCTGACACAATTGGATGataactgaactgagctggatgaCGACATCATTGTTTTAATGCAGAACTAttttatacattaaattaattatttaataattgatgatcTTTACAAGGGAtgaactgacttcagctgaacaaTGACAATATGCCAAAATGAACTGTttcatcattgaatcattttcctgttatcaaacaatctgtattgtataaagcgctatatacagtgccttgcgaaagtattcggcccccttgaactttgcgaccttttgccacattttaggcttcaaacataaagatcaatcaatcaatcaactttatttatatagtactttttcaatgatgattgtttcaaagcagcttcacagtgttaaacaggacaatattccAACAAATATTTGTCCTTTATAAAACTGATTTTACTGAAATACAGATTTTAAATACAGGTTTTAAGATATAAAACTGcgttttgtgaagaatcaacaacaagtgggacacaatcatgaagtggagcgaaatttattggatatttcaaacttttttaacaaaccaaaaactgaaaaattgggcttatttggcccccttaagttaatactttgtagcgccaccttttactgcgattacagctgtaagccgcttggggtatgtctctatcagttttgcacatcgagagactgaaatttttgcccattcctccttgcagaacagctcgagctcagtgaggttggatggagagcgtttgtgaacagcagttttcagttcttgccacagattctcgattggattcaggtctggactttgacttggccattctaacacctggatatgtttatttttgaaccattccattgtagattttgctttacgttttggatcattgtcttgttggaagacaaatctccgtcccagtctcaggtcttttgcagactccatcaagttttcttccagaatggtcctgtatttggctctatccatcttcccatcaattttaaccatcttccctgtccctgctgaagaaaagcaggcccaaaccatgatgctgccaccaccatgtttgacagtggggatggtgtgttcagggtgatgagctgtgttgcttttacgccaaacataatgttttgcattgttgccaaaaagttaaattttggtttcatctgaccagagaaccttcttccacatgtttggtgcgTCTCCCAGGTGgtttgtggcaaactttaaatgacactttttatcgatatctttaagaaatggctttcttcttgccactattccataaaggccagatttttgaagtatacgactgattgttgtcctatggacagagtctcccacctcagctgtagatctctgcagttcatccagagtgatcatgggcctcttggctgcatctctgatcagtgttctccttgtatgagctgaaagtttagagggacggccaggtcttggtagatttgcagtggtctgatactccttccatttcaatattatcgctttaacagtgctccttgggatgtttaaagcttgggaaatgtttttgtatccaaatacggctttaaacttctccacaacagtatctcggacctgcctggtgtgttcccatttcttcatgatgctctctacgctttaaacggacctctgaggcTATCACAGAgcaggtgcatttatatggagacttgattacacacaggtgaattctatttatcatcattagtcatttaggtcaacattggatcattcagagatcctcactgaacttctggagagagtttgctgcactgaaagtaaaggggccgaataattttgcacacccaatttttcagtttttgatttgttaaaaaagtttgaaatatccaataaatgtcattccacttcatgattgtgtcccacttgttgttgattcttcacaaaaaattacagttttatatctttatgcttgaagcctgaaatgtggcaaaaggtcgcaaagttcaaggggggcgaatactttcgcaaggcactgtaaataaaggtgacttgactcgACCAATGGCTCAGATGACACACCACACAATAGCAAATGTTTTTAGATGTGCAATTCAcgctttttaaattaattaccTATTTATTCTGCGACCAGAAGTATCCAATAATATGGGGTTGCAATATCATTATACTGCAATATCAGTATTTATTGTTATGTAGAAAAAACATTAGTAGTAAATTACTATTTACAACAATTTaaggtttcatttttaaattgcTGCGTCATTGCAAAACTAATATTGAAATGGTGTAAGAGCTGTGATCAAAACCATCTGGCCATAAAAATGAGATGACACTGCAAATGAAAACCCAAGCAAAGAGTAAGTAAATGAGTCCAGACGTGTTATATTACCCCCCAACAAGGCACTGGCGGCTTTGTGACTCTGTTAGTGCGCTCAGGGAAACCCCGCTGAACCTTTGTTGAAAGTCACACCATTGTCAATGTGTCATCACGTCCACTGTGTCTTGATTACGGTGTTAGCGCTTTATCTTCCCAGCAGGGCACCATTCCCACTCCCACAGCCTCCTCAAACTCAGCAGTCAAGAAAGCAATGAAGAAAGACAGTGTTATCGTGCACAGCACTCAGATCACCAGCGGAAAGCTTAACAAATTGGACATCAGTTTTGTGCCAAGAACGGTAAGCTGGACACCACACGCAGGTGTGCACAGAGAGAAATGTGAGGCCTGTGTGAGCATCGCACTGGGCCTCATGTACTAATAATAGCGTGTTTTCATGCAaaaacaggtgtgtgtgtgcacatatGTTCTTACTATAACTCTCATTCTAATGTCTCCATATAAGGGCTGTAGGCACAGTAAGGATACATTCCTCTTTGCAAATGTATCCTCATGCTCACATTTTCCATAAAAGCACATGCAGCAAGATCTTTAAATAATGCCATGCCAAGCATGCCATTTTCAAAAACACCAGAAAACATGTGGCGCACCTTTTTATATAGGCCAAAACTACACATTTTCAGATGCATTGTATGTAGAACTTATTTGTTACTCTGAAATATAAGACtttgttaaataattaaaacatcgcatacttatttaaataattattcacCAAGACTGAAtaagtttttctttctttcttattttatcttaaatgtagaaaaatatataaaaatggcctggtttcacagacaaagtTTAGTTAAGCAAGAGTTACGCCATAGTAAAATTAGGACATCTAAGtatcttttataaacatgccttagaaaaaCAATTACTGGTGTGTATCTTGAGGCAAAACATTAGCactgatatattttaagattagtgcaagttgcttttagttaaaacatgctcaaacatgcatttaagtCCGGAACTAAGCTTAAGCCATGTCTGTTGGGTATATGTTACCCAGGGGTATATGTAAACCAGGGGTATATGTTATACACACAGATATGTGTGTACAAACTTCTAGTGAAAGAAAGAATATGTCATGTTGCCAAAAGATTAGCACATTTCAGGTCAGATATTTGTTTTTCCTGTTTGTTGTAGACGTGGCAAAATCAGCCGACCACCGACGAGCTGATGGAGAAGAAGGCAAGGAGGAGGCAGCTTTTCAGTTTTGAGGTGGACTTTGATGACTTCAAGATGCCATTCAATAAAAACATTCAGAAAAGGTCTGCGGAGTTTGATTTCACCGACTGAAAGGTGAGAACCTAGCCTGATGTCGCCTGAATTCTAGTCATAATATGAGTCTGATTCTGCTCCATTGGGATATAATTATGGGACGTTTCAACCGAACCCGGAAAAAATTCAATTGgataaacctacaaccaatcagagcaacggagcgacatttgataacattagttgtcaaatATCAACAGAACTCGACTGCACTGTGTTGTCAAGTCTGTGGTTTCccgagggttgttttccatgttcgCAGGTtaaagcgacctcaattatgtgatatataccCAGGAATGCAAactttagcaggcaaccttgccaaaataataaACGTTTTACCCCCCCTAAACGCAATTTTTTTCAGCAGAACCCccagagaagctattgttttgggctagtagttggtgggttttgttgtaaaaactcgCCAACCCTGTCTGCAAACACggtgtaaacgatctttgcaggtgttgtaaaataaagaatttAGGGACACAccgagtacttaccaacatgatcatcatttctgagaaaaatagtgaaggtgaatgcatatgcGAACAAGTTctctgtttaggatttgaagaatttcaacccaagcgcctttgatgacgtggaggATTACgtaactgtttatcatctgtccataatcgtctaaagcccgccctgacaatttgattgatCCCAACAGTTTCTATTTGGGCATAATTAGCTACTCCTCTATgcatcaagtccagaccgaattgcccgagctcaaatgttgtggacggggttgagttcggctggcattcaGGCTAGTGAGAACCTGTCTGAGATTGAAACAACGCTGATGCACTAACATCATTGCTTGCTATGGCAAACACTATTATTATTGCTAATTTTGTAGTTTTGGGGTTAGGGATTTGCACAGACCCCACAGAACAGAAGTAATAATAATCTTTGGCATTACCTCCTAATTTTAAATTTAAGCAGACAAACAATTTCTACCTGGCAGACAATAAAATGGATAAAACAATTAATCATATATAAATGATATATCGTAGATAATCTGTAGATAATCCCTGAACCATATCGAGACCAGGGGCTGGATTCATGACAGTctttttaaagggtcatgaaaccccaaagcactttttttgagatgtaaacagatatgtataggcttcacatcattgaaaacactaaatgtactaattaatgttattcatatgtgattttttttttttttttttttttcatttttcagagcgatttctgtcttccggtttgaaaagctgagTCGGAGCAACATACAAAAATTTTCTCGGCTCATGTATGGGCTGGTGGGAACATGCTGACGTTGACCGTTTCGAGCGATTCTCGacatatattcatgacataaagttAATTCAATCCAATCACTGTGCTGTAGTAtccataaaatataatttaattaatatgcatgagaaaatCACTTCTGTCAGCTTCGTCTTCCATCAGTATTGTAGAGACGtagtggggaagttttggaagcagcgtgaggaaagtgaggtgttgtgctgatacgaagtaaggGCGCAGAGCAAGCTGTAACCGGgtgccgtctgtggaagccatTGCTACAAAGGTTCAGTAAAGTAaaatgaatcgatcaatgatttggatcgccagtgtcacgtgatttcagcagtttagcacgcgatccgaatcatgaatcaatacactgattcacaaccatttgaatctttatttgaggattgaacacaaacaaggaagagaagacaatgctgaataaagtcgtagtttttgttatttttggaccaaaatgtattttcgatgcttcaagagattctaattaaataactgatgtcacatatggactacattgatgatgtttttattccctttctggacatggacagtatagtgtgcatacacttggatacgctctctgactaaatataaaatatcttatactgtgttccgaagatgaacggaggtcttacgggtgtggaaacgacattagggtgagtcattaatgacattaatttcatttttgggtgaactaaccctttaagtttaggTGTTGGGTAGGCATTGGGTAGGATTGGGGATGTAGAATAAgtcattaatatgtgctttataagtactttAAACCAGCCAAAATACAAGTAATatacatgctaataagcaactagttaatagtgataattggaccctaaactaaagtgttagcaaatatttattttgtgctgAATACTGCTGAAAATGGTAATTAAAAGAAGTCCCTATTTCAGTTGAGATGTTACTGAATTTCGAATGAGCAAAAAGTTACTTCCAGCATAATAATGTGTCACTTCAGAATACTCACGCACATCCCTAGTAATAGTAATTTGTATTACATGTAGCTAGTGTTACGTTGTAATGCTCAATAGtttaaacaagaaaatacattcaTTAAACATCTTACCTTTGGGGATTTAAGTCAAGTTGGATGTTACCCTTAAGAACATTCTTTTCAGGAATTCAAATTCTTCTTAAGTTTTGTCTTTAGAAAATTCTTAAGAACTGTATTCTTTAGTTAGaaaataagatgttttgtgaatagaGAATTGGCGGTCAGCTACCATCCACTCAGAACATATTAGAAACCTGATAGCAATGTCCTGAAAATCTTCCAAAATGCCTGGGCATCAGCACTCTAGTTTTGGTACCATTCTAACATACAGTGTGTTTTATGCTGTAGTTAGTCAGGGAGTAATACTGCGTGCCTCACGGCTGTTTCTCTGTCGTCTCAGAGAGGGAGGTGTTTTAAGTAAGATTGATTATGCGTTTAGGAGAGGCAGGAGATGAGAGCTGCTGCCTACGTGCTGGCATGCAGTTTGTCTCCTCCATGTATCAGCGTCTGTCGGGCGTGCTGAGTACAGGCCTTTCACCGCAGGCATCGCTGCTCAAACCCCTCATGTTGTTTATCTCAGAAATCCTAGCTATTCTATCCACATGCTTTAATAAGAATACATTAACTGCTGATTACCCATGTCTGATATAGGCATAGTGGAAATGTGTGATTGAAACTAGTAGAAAGACTTCAAACAAAAgctgttctttttttttgtacttgACAGATATCCACCCGTTACTGAGACAGCAGTGGTTTCAGAGTAGATTCTAGATGATTTCTGGCATAAAGAAATGCGCCACTTGGCAGTCCTTTTTATTGCACGGTTCCTCTGTTTGGCCAACAGATGGCGCGACAGTGTTTACATACAAACAGCGAGATCCTCAGGTACTCTTGTTACAGATCAGCACAATACTGCAAAATAACAGCCAAAACTATTGTGA harbors:
- the ankef1a gene encoding ankyrin repeat and EF-hand domain-containing protein 1a isoform X3, with amino-acid sequence MSCTLAKGRLEVLQIYRLLQCVQDGEKSYIEKLISMGVNDLINLTEPDEGNGVLHLASVANNPDMLEFLLAQGAHPDVQDRRGRTPLMLAAELGYDGIVSLLAKRNADMKLVDKEGKGLLFYCIQPTKRHMRCLQVALKGNADVNNVSETGMPVFLLACEQAQDCEGMCLSILERGADPNATNQKTGRTALMEATKAGAIDLVRAILKRGGNVNAVDKKRFHSAHFAAEKGFFEICYFQIIKVLSAYAADFGAVTTEGDTPLHFAASGGYTDCCRFLAQRGCNPKLKNQEGLLPRQIAKDCGHKATVKELKKAERLHGKFSKGMGGTNEPWALTLHDWSHENENALRSAFESASHGITGIEVVSRATFVSVLQELHAPLDDNQIHTLLLALDRRREGFIHINDFLRGLKYLPKIYVMASYGPKKKKATKAGKTKKSKYIPPMPICTVPPDLIHRRDDGGPPHFMIESYQHATDTYRYDRDHRPGHPIEDDTTWYIEEPEKIYINMNYCAKTGDIESLRLALNQKVPVDVKDRFYKTPLMAACASGNFEVAKFLLDNGADVNACDQFNWTPLHHACHAGQLDTIQLLLEAGASVDAPTLNGATPLMRAIESCRPSCVEYLIKAGAKINAVNKTEQNCLDVAHAYADFRVVDLIQAKIKTLPRPKDNKKPQPVRVHRKTTPASTPGSTKEKRFIFPAGHHSHSHSLLKLSSQESNEERQCYRAQHSDHQRKA
- the ankef1a gene encoding ankyrin repeat and EF-hand domain-containing protein 1a isoform X4 gives rise to the protein MSCTLAKGRLEVLQIYRLLQCVQDGEKSYIEKLISMGVNDLINLTEPDEGNGVLHLASVANNPDMLEFLLAQGAHPDVQDRRGRTPLMLAAELGYDGIVSLLAKRNADMKLVDKEGKGLLFYCIQPTKRHMRCLQVALKGNADVNNVSETGMPVFLLACEQAQDCEGMCLSILERGADPNATNQKTGRTALMEATKAGAIDLVRAILKRGGNVNAVDKKRFHSAHFAAEKGFFEICYFQIIKVLSAYAADFGAVTTEGDTPLHFAASGGYTDCCRFLAQRGCNPKLKNQEGLLPRQIAKDCGHKATVKELKKAERLHGKFSKGMGGTNEPWALTLHDWSHENENALRSAFESASHGITGIEVVSRATFVSVLQELHAPLDDNQIHTLLLALDRRREGFIHINDFLRGLKYLPKIYVMASYGPKKKKATKAGKTKKSKYIPPMPICTVPPDLIHRRDDGGPPHFMIESYQHATDTYRYDRDHRPGHPIEDDTTWYIEEPEKIYINMNYCAKTGDIESLRLALNQKVPVDVKDRFYKTPLMAACASGNFEVAKFLLDNGADVNACDQFNWTPLHHACHAGQLDTIQLLLEAGASVDAPTLNGATPLMRAIESCRPSCVEYLIKAGAKINAVNKTEQNCLDVAHAYADFRVVDLIQAKIKTLPRPKDNKKPQPVRVHRKTTPASTPGSTKEKNSSSSVRLDGERL